A part of Gemmatimonas groenlandica genomic DNA contains:
- a CDS encoding L,D-transpeptidase, with product MTTTSINPHGSTLAGRRTGWRGAPLWLLLLVAVAVGHAAWLVRLTLRDRFERDVARMVFNDNSEALEQAELQAGLATDSLRAALDETPAPPPTDSDYLVVSIADRRVWYKHRDSVLFTARVATGSGKQLVIKGNNKILRFETPRGRLTVQRRDSAPAWIPPDWHYQEQANKRRLGIVQLVRGVPLQLRDGSQIIVQGNDVVRRGADGTARPLTASDGREIVADGKIVIPPYGTNQRKYADVLGTHRLYLGDGYALHGTNNPASIGQAVSHGCVRLRNEDIAALYERVAVGTPVYIY from the coding sequence ATGACCACCACTTCGATCAATCCGCACGGCAGCACGCTCGCAGGGCGCCGCACCGGATGGCGCGGCGCGCCCCTCTGGCTCTTGCTGCTGGTCGCCGTGGCGGTCGGGCACGCGGCGTGGCTCGTTCGGCTGACGCTGCGCGACCGTTTTGAGCGCGACGTGGCCCGCATGGTATTCAACGACAACAGCGAGGCGCTGGAGCAGGCCGAACTGCAGGCCGGTCTCGCGACCGACAGTCTTCGGGCTGCGCTCGACGAAACGCCAGCACCGCCCCCGACCGACTCCGATTATCTGGTGGTCTCGATCGCCGATCGCCGCGTCTGGTACAAGCATCGCGACAGCGTGCTCTTCACGGCCCGGGTTGCGACCGGTTCCGGCAAGCAGTTGGTCATCAAGGGCAACAACAAGATCCTCCGATTCGAGACGCCCCGAGGGCGCCTCACCGTGCAGCGCCGGGATTCGGCCCCGGCTTGGATCCCGCCAGACTGGCACTATCAGGAGCAAGCCAACAAGCGCAGGCTCGGCATTGTACAGCTCGTTCGTGGGGTGCCCCTCCAGCTTCGCGATGGATCCCAGATCATCGTGCAGGGAAACGACGTGGTGCGTCGGGGCGCTGACGGCACCGCCCGCCCACTCACGGCGAGCGACGGCCGGGAGATCGTGGCGGACGGCAAGATTGTGATCCCGCCCTACGGCACCAACCAGCGGAAGTACGCCGATGTGCTCGGCACCCACCGCCTGTACCTCGGCGATGGCTACGCATTGCATGGCACCAACAACCCCGCATCGATTGGCCAGGCTGTGAGCCATGGATGTGTCAGATTGCGGAACGAAGACATAGCCGCGCTGTATGAACGTGTCGCGGTCGGCACTCCGGTCTACATCTACTGA
- a CDS encoding D-Ala-D-Ala carboxypeptidase family metallohydrolase gives MAFARPGYAESAAARAAARSTSRSVAATPRIPLLDSLKGRSRKLRARFLSPTRAAGIPLLRELFGDSAVSRAGVYAANDTAGSFHFITMRPFTDKVQGRIGSYRIGFFPSEKRSIRSAAYSNPDGFLEVTARNQDTPISEHFRLRDFLTHDQATVWPKYLVLREPLVDKLELVLTELRSMGIPANRLRVMSGFRTPQYNEQGVGAGGRVQDSRHQYGDAADVYVVNGERDWMSDLNRDGRIDTRDAKILAQAAENVERDHPEFTGGVGIYKATSAHGPFVHIDVRGTRARWGAL, from the coding sequence GTGGCGTTTGCCCGTCCCGGATACGCCGAATCCGCAGCGGCGCGCGCCGCTGCCCGGTCTACCTCGCGATCGGTCGCGGCCACGCCGCGCATTCCGCTCCTCGACTCCCTGAAGGGTCGTAGTCGCAAGCTTCGGGCCCGTTTTCTTAGCCCGACCCGCGCGGCCGGTATTCCGCTGTTGCGCGAACTGTTCGGTGACTCCGCCGTGTCGCGAGCCGGCGTTTACGCCGCCAACGACACCGCTGGTTCGTTTCACTTCATCACGATGCGACCCTTCACCGACAAAGTGCAGGGACGTATCGGCAGCTATCGCATCGGCTTCTTTCCGAGCGAGAAGCGCTCTATCCGATCGGCGGCCTACAGCAATCCCGATGGCTTCCTCGAAGTCACGGCGCGCAATCAGGACACGCCGATCTCGGAGCATTTCCGGCTGCGCGATTTCCTCACGCACGACCAGGCCACCGTATGGCCGAAGTATCTCGTGCTCCGCGAGCCGCTCGTCGACAAGCTCGAGCTCGTGCTGACCGAACTGCGCAGCATGGGCATCCCGGCCAATCGGCTTCGCGTGATGTCGGGTTTCCGCACCCCGCAGTACAACGAACAGGGCGTTGGCGCCGGCGGACGCGTGCAGGACAGCCGGCATCAGTACGGCGATGCGGCCGATGTGTACGTCGTGAACGGTGAGCGTGACTGGATGAGCGATCTCAATCGCGATGGTCGCATCGACACCCGCGATGCCAAGATCCTCGCTCAGGCTGCCGAGAACGTGGAACGCGATCATCCCGAGTTCACCGGTGGTGTCGGCATCTACAAAGCCACCTCGGCGCACGGCCCGTTCGTCCACATCGACGTGCGTGGGACCCGCGCGCGTTGGGGGGCGCTGTGA
- a CDS encoding D-Ala-D-Ala carboxypeptidase family metallohydrolase: MIRRRAALVLSGMAAITAAILYQPPAELLAGSSAESAKLAVPVVEAGPESRGVSGDVQMHFVRAGERVAFPVRVRGNAQGFTYQWIEVRSNSSADVARPLRGDTLLAPLTPGFYELAVTRAGVVQRITEPRLAVLVPFELKLGSTLNGYQIGRYPAEWAHDEQAERPAGFAEVREADLDLQLTRHIKVRDFVTHDRQTVWPRYVAVDPRVLDKIELVMRELARRRGEERMDFDVEVHSGFRTPIHNSGVEGSARDSRHLYGDAADVAIDADGDGKLTIFDAYRVEQAVDWVERLHPELAGGLGVYSSRRFSTPYCHIDARGERKRWRG; this comes from the coding sequence GTGATTCGTCGTCGCGCGGCACTGGTGTTGAGCGGGATGGCCGCGATCACGGCGGCGATTCTGTATCAGCCGCCGGCGGAGCTGCTGGCCGGTTCATCGGCCGAGAGCGCCAAGCTCGCGGTACCGGTGGTCGAAGCCGGCCCCGAGTCGCGCGGCGTGAGCGGTGATGTGCAGATGCATTTTGTGCGTGCCGGAGAACGCGTCGCGTTTCCGGTACGCGTGCGTGGGAACGCGCAGGGCTTCACGTACCAGTGGATTGAGGTGCGCAGCAACAGCTCCGCCGACGTCGCGCGTCCGCTGCGTGGTGACACATTGCTTGCCCCGCTCACGCCGGGATTCTACGAACTCGCCGTCACGCGAGCCGGCGTCGTGCAACGCATCACCGAGCCGCGACTGGCAGTGTTGGTTCCGTTCGAGCTCAAGCTCGGGAGCACGCTGAACGGCTACCAGATCGGCCGCTATCCCGCCGAATGGGCGCATGACGAGCAGGCGGAGCGTCCGGCCGGATTTGCCGAGGTGCGTGAAGCGGATCTCGATCTGCAGCTTACCCGCCACATCAAAGTGCGCGATTTCGTCACGCATGATCGGCAAACGGTGTGGCCTCGCTATGTGGCCGTCGACCCGCGCGTACTCGACAAGATCGAACTGGTCATGCGCGAGCTGGCCCGCCGTCGTGGTGAGGAGCGCATGGATTTCGATGTCGAGGTGCATAGCGGCTTCCGCACCCCGATTCACAACTCTGGCGTCGAAGGATCCGCGCGCGACTCGCGGCACTTGTATGGTGATGCGGCCGACGTCGCGATAGACGCCGACGGAGACGGTAAGCTCACCATTTTCGACGCCTATCGGGTCGAGCAGGCCGTGGATTGGGTGGAACGGCTGCACCCCGAGCTCGCCGGCGGACTGGGCGTGTACAGCAGCCGACGCTTCTCCACGCCATATTGCCATATTGATGCGCGCGGCGAACGGAAACGCTGGCGCGGCTGA